The DNA sequence GAACCCTCCCCGCGTGCTCAGGGTGAGTAGGGAAGCTCCAGCTGCTGCCTCCCCCTCCACTCATCGGGACCCCGGCTCGGAATGCCTCGTCCCTGCTGTCTCACGGTGCAGAACCACCCCCATCCAGCCCATGTCCACCCCGGGGAGTGTTACCGGCCTGAGCCCCCCTCCTTCTGTCCCCACCTCAGGGCATCCGAGCATGGGCCCGATGCAGAGGGTGACACCTCCACGGGGCATGGCCGGCGTTGGACCCCAGGTGAAGGCAGGGTCCGGGAGAGGGGGTACGCCTCGGGGCCTTCCCCCCACACCTTGGCCACTCACAGCCCTTTTGCTTCCCCAGAGCTATGGAGGTGGCATGCGGCCCCCACCCAACTCTCTCGCCGGCCCGGGCCTGCCCACCATGAACATGTAAGGCCCTGGGAGAACCCCTGGAGTGTGCCCACGTGGGCCATCACCCAGCTTCACGGGCTGGGTGGGCCGGGGCAGGCTCAATCTGCACTGGCCATTGTTCATGCTCTGGATATCGTTTACTCTGCTgtcaggtggggaaactgaggcccaaaggccGGTGAGGGATGAAGGCTGACCCAGCCAATGTCTGCTGCGCTGAGGGCCTGTTTGGGGGCACACggggcagcagggtggggggtgaCAGTGCGTAGCGGGGGGGGGGCCGTGTACCACCCGGCCTCACCCCAGGGTCCACCCACTGTCTCTTCTAGGGGCCCTGGAGTGCGAGGCCCATGGGCCAGCCCCAGCGGAAACTCGGTGAGTGGTGGCCCGGAGGGCCGGGGGAAGATGGTAGCGGTCCGTGCGGGGTAGAGCGGGCGACTGCTCATAGCTGCCCTTCTCCCCAGATCCcctattcctcctcctcccccggcAGCTACACGGTGAGTGGGGCCCAGCGGGCCGTGGCTGTGCCGCTCaagcctggggggaggggtcGTGGGtggcagatgtgtgtgtgtgggggggtctttctcaccttctctgtctccctccttgtgCAGGGACCCCCAGGAGGAGGCGGGCCCCCTGGAACACCCATCATGCCCAGCCCTGGAGGTGGTACAGCCCGGGTGGGGTACAGGGAGGGTGTTCCTGGAGAAGTCGTCCCACTTCTTCCCCTCATGCACCAATATCTCCCCCAGACTCCACCAACTCCAGCGAGAACATGTACACTATCATGAACCCCATTGGGCCGGGCGCCGGCAGGGCTAATGTGAGTGGAGGGGGCTccagggtgggggctgcagaAAGTAGTGGCCCCACTGGGGGTCTGGTGGCCCTAGTCCCACGCTGCCCCGCTGCCCGCAGTTCCCACTTGGCCCTGGTCCGGAGGGCCCCATGGCGGCCATGAGTGCGATGGAGCCTCATCACGTGAACGGATCCCTGGGTGAGTGGGCGTCCGGAGaccacccccgccccactccccaaACAGGCTGCTTCACAAGCCTTTTGCGCCCCCTGGCGGATGCTCCCGCCCCTCCAACCCCGTTTCTCCTCTGGCGACCCTAGTTGTGCCCCGAGCTTCCGCAGGCGGCCTAGTGGCAGGGGTTGCGTTGGGGGGAGGATTCCTGTAACTAAACCATGAGTGCCATCACTGACCCCTGCCCGGACCCTCCGTCCGAGATCCCCAGCAGgctgggcctgggggcgggggaagtTCGAGGAGGGGGTCGATTGACCCTGGGCTCCCGGGGGCGGGGAAGTCGGGCCTGGCGCAGGCGCGTCTGAGCCGCGGTCCGCCGTCTGTCGGTCCACAGGCTCGGGCGATATGGACGGGTTGCCGAAGGTGAGGGGCCGCGCTCCTGcgtggggtggggcctggggctcccGGGGCGCGGGGATGCGGGCTTGACCAGGGCGGTGAGGCCTAGTCCAGGTCGGGACGAGCggtgggcagggcctggcccGCGGGGCGGGGAGTACCGCGCTGACCGCGGCCGCCCCCAGAGCTCCCCCGGCGCCGTGGCCGGCCTGAGCAACGCCCCGGGCACCCCGCGGGACGACGGCGAGATGGCGGCCGCCGGGACCTTCCTGCACCCGTTCCCGAGCGAAAGCGTAAGCGACTGCGTCGACTCCCCCCCCGCGGCGGCGTCGGGCCGGAGGGGCCTGGCGGGCAGGCCCCGGCGGGGCGGCCGGGGGGCCAGAGCAAGACCGTGACCGCGGCGGGCCAGGTGGGGGGGCGGCCGCgtcatccttcccctcccctctccccccttccctcactCCTGCCCTTATCTCACCGGCCCGCCCCCGTCCCAACCCCACCCTGGGACCCGCACCCCAGGGCGGCTTCCCCACGCTTCGCCac is a window from the Leopardus geoffroyi isolate Oge1 chromosome A2, O.geoffroyi_Oge1_pat1.0, whole genome shotgun sequence genome containing:
- the SSBP4 gene encoding single-stranded DNA-binding protein 4 isoform X2; translated protein: MYAKGGKGSAVPSDSQAREKLALYVYEYLLHVGAQKSAQTFLSEIRWEKNITLGEPPGFLHSWWCVFWDLYCAAPDRREACEHSNEAKAFQDYSSVAAPSPVMGSMAPNDAMAAGPMAPGFFQGPPDSQQPPHNPNAPMMGPHVQPFMSPRFPGGPRPALRMPSQPPVGLPGSQPLLAGAMEPSPRAQGHPSMGPMQRVTPPRGMAGVGPQVKAGSGRGGTPRGLPPTPWPLTALLLPQSYGGGMRPPPNSLAGPGLPTMNMGPGVRGPWASPSGNSIPYSSSSPGSYTGPPGGGGPPGTPIMPSPGDSTNSSENMYTIMNPIGPGAGRANFPLGPGPEGPMAAMSAMEPHHVNGSLGSGDMDGLPKSSPGAVAGLSNAPGTPRDDGEMAAAGTFLHPFPSESYSPGMTMSV
- the SSBP4 gene encoding single-stranded DNA-binding protein 4 isoform X4 — its product is MYAKGGKGSAVPSDSQAREKLALYVYEYLLHVGAQKSAQTFLSEIRWEKNITLGEPPGFLHSWWCVFWDLYCAAPDRREACEHSNEAKAFQDYSSVAAPSPVMGSMAPNDAMAAGPMAPGFFQPFMSPRFPGGPRPALRMPSQPPVGLPGSQPLLAGAMEPSPRAQGHPSMGPMQRVTPPRGMAGVGPQVKAGSGRGGTPRGLPPTPWPLTALLLPQSYGGGMRPPPNSLAGPGLPTMNMGPGVRGPWASPSGNSIPYSSSSPGSYTGPPGGGGPPGTPIMPSPGDSTNSSENMYTIMNPIGPGAGRANFPLGPGPEGPMAAMSAMEPHHVNGSLGSGDMDGLPKSSPGAVAGLSNAPGTPRDDGEMAAAGTFLHPFPSESYSPGMTMSV
- the SSBP4 gene encoding single-stranded DNA-binding protein 4 isoform X3; translation: MYAKGGKGSAVPSDSQAREKLALYVYEYLLHVGAQKSAQTFLSEIRWEKNITLGEPPGFLHSWWCVFWDLYCAAPDRREACEHSNEAKAFQDYSSVAAPSPVMGSMAPNDAMAAGPMAPGFFQGPPDSQQPPHNPNAPMMGPHVQPFMSPRFPGGPRPALRMPSQPPVGLPGSQPLLAGAMEPSPRAQGHPSMGPMQRVTPPRGMAGVGPQSYGGGMRPPPNSLAGPGLPTMNMGPGVRGPWASPSGNSIPYSSSSPGSYTGPPGGGGPPGTPIMPSPGDSTNSSENMYTIMNPIGPGAGRANFPLGPGPEGPMAAMSAMEPHHVNGSLGSGDMDGLPKSSPGAVAGLSNAPGTPRDDGEMAAAGTFLHPFPSESVSDCVDSPPAAASGRRGLAGRPRRGGRGARARP
- the SSBP4 gene encoding single-stranded DNA-binding protein 4 isoform X11, whose protein sequence is MGSMAPNDAMAAGPMAPGFFQGPPDSQQPPHNPNAPMMGPHVQPFMSPRFPGGPRPALRMPSQPPVGLPGSQPLLAGAMEPSPRAQGHPSMGPMQRVTPPRGMAGVGPQVKAGSGRGGTPRGLPPTPWPLTALLLPQSYGGGMRPPPNSLAGPGLPTMNMGPGVRGPWASPSGNSIPYSSSSPGSYTGPPGGGGPPGTPIMPSPGDSTNSSENMYTIMNPIGPGAGRANFPLGPGPEGPMAAMSAMEPHHVNGSLGSGDMDGLPKSSPGAVAGLSNAPGTPRDDGEMAAAGTFLHPFPSESYSPGMTMSV
- the SSBP4 gene encoding single-stranded DNA-binding protein 4 isoform X8, coding for MYAKGGKGSAVPSDSQAREKLALYVYEYLLHVGAQKSAQTFLSEIRWEKNITLGEPPGFLHSWWCVFWDLYCAAPDRREACEHSNEAKAFQDYSSVAAPSPVMGSMAPNDAMAAGPMAPGFFQPPVGLPGSQPLLAGAMEPSPRAQGHPSMGPMQRVTPPRGMAGVGPQSYGGGMRPPPNSLAGPGLPTMNMGPGVRGPWASPSGNSIPYSSSSPGSYTGPPGGGGPPGTPIMPSPGDSTNSSENMYTIMNPIGPGAGRANFPLGPGPEGPMAAMSAMEPHHVNGSLGSGDMDGLPKSSPGAVAGLSNAPGTPRDDGEMAAAGTFLHPFPSESVSDCVDSPPAAASGRRGLAGRPRRGGRGARARP
- the SSBP4 gene encoding single-stranded DNA-binding protein 4 isoform X5, with product MYAKGGKGSAVPSDSQAREKLALYVYEYLLHVGAQKSAQTFLSEIRWEKNITLGEPPGFLHSWWCVFWDLYCAAPDRREACEHSNEAKAFQDYSSVAAPSPVMGSMAPNDAMAAGPMAPGFFQPFMSPRFPGGPRPALRMPSQPPVGLPGSQPLLAGAMEPSPRAQGHPSMGPMQRVTPPRGMAGVGPQSYGGGMRPPPNSLAGPGLPTMNMGPGVRGPWASPSGNSIPYSSSSPGSYTGPPGGGGPPGTPIMPSPGDSTNSSENMYTIMNPIGPGAGRANFPLGPGPEGPMAAMSAMEPHHVNGSLGSGDMDGLPKSSPGAVAGLSNAPGTPRDDGEMAAAGTFLHPFPSESVSDCVDSPPAAASGRRGLAGRPRRGGRGARARP
- the SSBP4 gene encoding single-stranded DNA-binding protein 4 isoform X1 — protein: MYAKGGKGSAVPSDSQAREKLALYVYEYLLHVGAQKSAQTFLSEIRWEKNITLGEPPGFLHSWWCVFWDLYCAAPDRREACEHSNEAKAFQDYSSVAAPSPVMGSMAPNDAMAAGPMAPGFFQPFMSPRFPGGPRPALRMPSQPPVGLPGSQPLLAGAMEPSPRAQGHPSMGPMQRVTPPRGMAGVGPQVKAGSGRGGTPRGLPPTPWPLTALLLPQSYGGGMRPPPNSLAGPGLPTMNMGPGVRGPWASPSGNSIPYSSSSPGSYTGPPGGGGPPGTPIMPSPGDSTNSSENMYTIMNPIGPGAGRANFPLGPGPEGPMAAMSAMEPHHVNGSLGSGDMDGLPKSSPGAVAGLSNAPGTPRDDGEMAAAGTFLHPFPSESVSDCVDSPPAAASGRRGLAGRPRRGGRGARARP
- the SSBP4 gene encoding single-stranded DNA-binding protein 4 isoform X9, giving the protein MYAKGGKGSAVPSDSQAREKLALYVYEYLLHVGAQKSAQTFLSEIRWEKNITLGEPPGFLHSWWCVFWDLYCAAPDRREACEHSNEAKAFQDYSSVAAPSPVMGSMAPNDAMAAGPMAPGFFQPFMSPRFPGGPRPALRMPSQPPVGLPGSQPLLAGAMEPSPRAQGHPSMGPMQRVTPPRGMAGVGPQSYGGGMRPPPNSLAGPGLPTMNMGPGVRGPWASPSGNSIPYSSSSPGSYTGPPGGGGPPGTPIMPSPGDSTNSSENMYTIMNPIGPGAGRANFPLGPGPEGPMAAMSAMEPHHVNGSLGSGDMDGLPKSSPGAVAGLSNAPGTPRDDGEMAAAGTFLHPFPSESYSPGMTMSV
- the SSBP4 gene encoding single-stranded DNA-binding protein 4 isoform X6, with product MYAKGGKGSAVPSDSQAREKLALYVYEYLLHVGAQKSAQTFLSEIRWEKNITLGEPPGFLHSWWCVFWDLYCAAPDRREACEHSNEAKAFQDYSSVAAPSPVMGSMAPNDAMAAGPMAPGFFQGPPDSQQPPHNPNAPMMGPHVQPFMSPRFPGGPRPALRMPSQPPVGLPGSQPLLAGAMEPSPRAQGHPSMGPMQRVTPPRGMAGVGPQSYGGGMRPPPNSLAGPGLPTMNMGPGVRGPWASPSGNSIPYSSSSPGSYTGPPGGGGPPGTPIMPSPGDSTNSSENMYTIMNPIGPGAGRANFPLGPGPEGPMAAMSAMEPHHVNGSLGSGDMDGLPKSSPGAVAGLSNAPGTPRDDGEMAAAGTFLHPFPSESYSPGMTMSV
- the SSBP4 gene encoding single-stranded DNA-binding protein 4 isoform X10, translating into MYAKGGKGSAVPSDSQAREKLALYVYEYLLHVGAQKSAQTFLSEIRWEKNITLGEPPGFLHSWWCVFWDLYCAAPDRREACEHSNEAKAFQDYSSVAAPSPVMGSMAPNDAMAAGPMAPGFFQPPVGLPGSQPLLAGAMEPSPRAQGHPSMGPMQRVTPPRGMAGVGPQSYGGGMRPPPNSLAGPGLPTMNMGPGVRGPWASPSGNSIPYSSSSPGSYTGPPGGGGPPGTPIMPSPGDSTNSSENMYTIMNPIGPGAGRANFPLGPGPEGPMAAMSAMEPHHVNGSLGSGDMDGLPKSSPGAVAGLSNAPGTPRDDGEMAAAGTFLHPFPSESYSPGMTMSV
- the SSBP4 gene encoding single-stranded DNA-binding protein 4 isoform X12, which encodes MGSMAPNDAMAAGPMAPGFFQGPPDSQQPPHNPNAPMMGPHVQPFMSPRFPGGPRPALRMPSQPPVGLPGSQPLLAGAMEPSPRAQGHPSMGPMQRVTPPRGMAGVGPQSYGGGMRPPPNSLAGPGLPTMNMGPGVRGPWASPSGNSIPYSSSSPGSYTGPPGGGGPPGTPIMPSPGDSTNSSENMYTIMNPIGPGAGRANFPLGPGPEGPMAAMSAMEPHHVNGSLGSGDMDGLPKSSPGAVAGLSNAPGTPRDDGEMAAAGTFLHPFPSESYSPGMTMSV
- the SSBP4 gene encoding single-stranded DNA-binding protein 4 isoform X7 → MYTSTCCTLVPRSQPRPFCPRSDGRRTLRWGSPQGSCIPGGAPDRREACEHSNEAKAFQDYSSVAAPSPVMGSMAPNDAMAAGPMAPGFFQGPPDSQQPPHNPNAPMMGPHVQPFMSPRFPGGPRPALRMPSQPPVGLPGSQPLLAGAMEPSPRAQGHPSMGPMQRVTPPRGMAGVGPQVKAGSGRGGTPRGLPPTPWPLTALLLPQSYGGGMRPPPNSLAGPGLPTMNMGPGVRGPWASPSGNSIPYSSSSPGSYTGPPGGGGPPGTPIMPSPGDSTNSSENMYTIMNPIGPGAGRANFPLGPGPEGPMAAMSAMEPHHVNGSLGSGDMDGLPKSSPGAVAGLSNAPGTPRDDGEMAAAGTFLHPFPSESYSPGMTMSV